One genomic segment of Laspinema palackyanum D2c includes these proteins:
- a CDS encoding 3'(2'),5'-bisphosphate nucleotidase CysQ family protein has translation MTDNRLEKLEEIGAIARMIGWGSADILTYYHSDAAGKLKVREKKEGPVTNADVAANEYILQKLRIAFGSLEFGYLSEESYQSHTNGDRRDHQWVWIIDPIDGTRAYIQQNPNYAVHIALVYQGQPVVAVVAVPSAQKLYYAQRGGGAFVETRSGDRTPVRVSSRDRLQDLCLLTRRTRKGEKLDELLQRLPCQTQQYMGSIGCKIAAIVEQQVDGFISLSGRGAPKDWDFAAPELILTEAGGQLTFVDGTPLRYNQKDVNQWGCAIASNAHCHEALCHEVEKILATL, from the coding sequence ATGACGGACAATCGCTTAGAGAAATTGGAGGAGATCGGAGCGATCGCCCGGATGATTGGTTGGGGGAGTGCGGATATTCTGACTTACTATCATAGCGATGCTGCTGGGAAACTGAAGGTGAGGGAAAAAAAAGAAGGTCCCGTCACCAATGCCGATGTAGCGGCGAACGAGTATATCTTGCAAAAATTACGGATTGCCTTTGGCAGTCTGGAGTTTGGCTATCTGAGTGAGGAAAGTTATCAATCCCATACCAATGGCGATCGCCGGGATCATCAGTGGGTTTGGATTATTGACCCGATCGATGGCACTCGCGCTTACATTCAGCAAAACCCTAACTATGCGGTACATATTGCCTTAGTCTATCAGGGGCAACCCGTAGTGGCAGTGGTGGCAGTCCCTTCCGCCCAGAAATTATATTATGCCCAACGTGGAGGGGGGGCCTTTGTGGAAACCCGTTCTGGCGATCGCACCCCAGTCCGAGTCTCCTCCCGCGATCGCCTCCAGGACTTATGCCTGCTGACCCGACGGACCCGCAAAGGGGAGAAATTGGACGAACTGTTGCAACGCTTACCCTGCCAAACCCAACAATATATGGGGAGTATCGGGTGCAAAATTGCCGCCATTGTGGAACAGCAGGTGGATGGGTTTATTTCCCTCTCCGGCAGAGGTGCGCCCAAAGATTGGGACTTTGCGGCCCCAGAGTTAATTTTGACGGAAGCCGGGGGCCAGTTAACCTTTGTCGATGGGACGCCGTTGCGCTACAACCAAAAAGATGTGAATCAGTGGGGGTGCGCGATCGCGAGCAATGCTCATTGTCACGAAGCATTATGTCATGAAGTCGAGAAGATTTTGGCCACCCTCTAA
- a CDS encoding cation diffusion facilitator family transporter — translation MATDNRVEVRRVLLITLGLNLVVLGIKAVVGTLTGSLSLLADALHSVTDSANNILGLVTNHFASPHPDREHPYGHQKFDAVGALGIAAFLGVACFEILSSAIARIFFGDGTPVEVSPRELWILLVVLGINIFVAFYERTVGRRIGSSILIADAKHTMSDVWVTIVVMAGLIAITFASRWPWLQSVDVILAFPVALLVFRSGWEVLADNLPWLVDQMAIAPEAIHSITLQVPGVLNCHDIASRGVVGRQVFIEMHLIVDAKDVETAHAITEEVEARLQARFSPARILIHIEPPSYQSPEISYAPDSPESRK, via the coding sequence AGATAATCGGGTTGAAGTTCGCCGGGTACTCCTGATTACCCTGGGCTTAAATTTGGTCGTGTTGGGAATTAAAGCGGTGGTGGGGACCTTGACGGGTTCCCTGAGTTTGTTGGCGGATGCGTTGCATAGTGTGACCGATAGTGCCAATAATATTTTGGGATTGGTGACGAATCATTTCGCCTCTCCCCATCCCGATCGCGAACATCCTTATGGCCATCAAAAGTTTGATGCAGTAGGGGCCTTGGGGATTGCGGCCTTTTTGGGGGTAGCCTGTTTTGAAATTCTCAGCAGTGCGATCGCGCGGATTTTCTTCGGGGATGGAACCCCAGTGGAAGTTTCCCCCAGAGAACTATGGATTTTGCTGGTGGTATTGGGAATCAATATCTTTGTCGCCTTTTATGAACGGACCGTTGGTCGGCGAATTGGGAGCAGTATTCTAATTGCTGATGCCAAACATACCATGAGCGATGTTTGGGTGACGATTGTCGTGATGGCGGGGTTAATTGCAATTACCTTTGCCAGTCGCTGGCCTTGGTTGCAATCGGTGGATGTGATTTTGGCCTTTCCCGTGGCCTTGTTGGTGTTTAGAAGTGGGTGGGAAGTGTTGGCGGATAATTTGCCCTGGTTGGTGGATCAAATGGCGATCGCCCCAGAAGCAATTCACTCCATTACCCTGCAAGTTCCCGGGGTACTCAACTGCCATGATATTGCCTCTCGCGGTGTGGTCGGACGTCAGGTTTTTATTGAAATGCATCTGATTGTTGATGCCAAGGATGTGGAAACGGCTCATGCCATTACCGAGGAAGTGGAAGCGCGTTTACAGGCCAGATTCTCTCCAGCCCGGATTTTAATTCATATCGAACCGCCTAGCTATCAATCCCCGGAGATTAGCTATGCGCCGGACTCTCCTGAATCCCGAAAATAA
- a CDS encoding class I SAM-dependent methyltransferase codes for MLLQPTQRTKLDESDDRLFYSYPRFVTHVDDGFIDQLTHLYRDRLKPNSRIFDMMSSWVSHLPPDMTFAHVEGHGLNEEELGKNRRLNHYFVQDLNDNPHLPLEDQSFDAVLNAVSVQYIQHPEVVFSEIHRILKPGGIAIISFSNRMFYQKAIQAWREGNEGSRVALVKSYFQAVEGFSNPEAIARKSDLPSILQFMGMGGGDPFYAIIAHRLPE; via the coding sequence ATGTTGTTACAACCGACCCAACGCACGAAACTCGATGAGTCCGACGATCGCCTGTTCTATTCCTACCCCCGATTCGTCACCCATGTGGATGATGGATTCATTGACCAACTAACCCATCTCTATCGCGATCGCCTCAAACCCAACAGCCGCATCTTCGATATGATGAGTTCCTGGGTCTCCCATCTCCCCCCAGACATGACCTTTGCTCATGTGGAAGGTCATGGTCTCAATGAAGAGGAACTGGGGAAAAATCGCCGTCTTAACCATTATTTTGTCCAAGATCTCAATGACAATCCCCACCTCCCCCTAGAGGACCAAAGTTTTGATGCGGTTCTGAATGCGGTTTCGGTCCAATATATCCAACATCCCGAAGTGGTGTTTAGCGAAATTCACCGCATCCTGAAACCTGGTGGCATCGCGATTATTAGTTTTTCCAATCGAATGTTTTATCAGAAAGCGATTCAAGCATGGCGCGAGGGGAATGAAGGGTCTCGCGTTGCTCTGGTGAAAAGTTACTTTCAGGCAGTGGAAGGGTTTTCTAATCCGGAAGCGATCGCCCGCAAGTCCGATCTACCTTCTATCTTGCAGTTTATGGGGATGGGCGGTGGTGACCCCTTTTATGCGATTATTGCCCATCGTTTACCTGAATAA